The DNA sequence GTGCCTTTCTGCCTGGAGGCAAATAGACAGCAGGCCCTGGAACGCCTCCGGGAGCTGGCGGAAAGTATTGGCGGGAAGATCGTTGAAGTAGATTCCCCGGGCCGGAAAACCCTGCACCTGGCCGCTGTATTTGCCAGCAATTTTACCAATCACCTGTACGCGCTTGCCGGAGAACTGATCAGGGAAAAGGGGCTTCCCTTTGATATCATGCGGTCCCTGATCCTGGAAACGGCGGAAAAGGCGGTTAATGCGGATCCTTTTACGGCTCAGACAGGGCCTGCGGTGAGGAACGATCAGAAAGTTATCCGTGAACATCTCCACCAGCTGGAGGGCCAGCCTGCGCTTAAACAATTGTACAGCTTGCTTTCGGCAAGTATTCTCAACTCGCATAAAAAACCGAATATATGACTTTTCATTCCCGCCTTGGCAGCATCACTACCTTTATTTTTGATATGGACGGGGTACTGACAGACGGTTCCCTGTTTGCCACGGAAACTGGTGAATTGGTCCGGCGCTTTAATATTAAAGACGGGTACGCCCTCAAACTCGCGAAGGAAAAAGGCTTTCACGTAGCGTTAATTTCCGGCGGGAAATCCCCTTCTGCGAAGCAAAGGTTCCTGGACCTGGGAATCCCGGATGTATACATGGGCGTTGCAGATAAAGCGGAAGTATTCAAGGATTACCTTTTTGAGAATGACATTGAAGCTGGCCAGGTACTCTATATGGGAGATGACCTGCCTGACTATGACGTGATGAAGATGGTTGGCCTGCCGGCCTGCCCTTCCGACGCCAGCGGAGAGATCAAAGCGATCAGTTTATATATTTCTCCTTTTTGCGGCGGAGAAGGATGCGTAAGGGACGTCATTGAAAAGGTGCTAAAAGTGCAGGATAAATGGGTTTGATACTTGCATCTAAATCGCCCCGGAGGCAGGAACTGCTTCGCGGCATGGGCCTTGAGTTTGAGGTGATGCTGCGTGAAGTGGATGAAACATATCCTCCCGGACTGGCCCCGGCAGAAGTGGCGGTTTATATTGCGGAAAAAAAGGCCCGGGCCTTCCACAACGAAGCAATAGAAGATAAGCTGGTCCTGACCGCAGATACCATTGTGGTACTGGAGCAGGAAGTGCTGGGTAAGCCCGCCGGCCGCGACGAGGCTGCCCGCATGCTGGAAAAACTGTCAGGGAAAAAGCACGAGGTGATCACCGGCGTGGCTTTGCTCATAAAAGGAGAACTTATTACTTTTTCTGACAAGACCGCGGTACGCTTCGCCAGGTTAAGCGCCGAGGAGATTTGCTTTTATATTGATAATTATCAGCCTTTTGACAAGGCAGGCGCTTATGGTATCCAGGAGTGGATCGGTTACAATAAAATAAGCGGCATTGAAGGCTCCTATACCAATGTGGTGGGCCTTCCTACCGAAAAATTATACAGCTACCTTAGCGGCCTGTATCCTCAGGCCCTGTCTTCATCCGGACGGATGTAAGCAAAAACACTCATCAGGCAAATAACAGCGCCTGCGATCAGCAGAATATTAGCCGTCCACTGGACAAGGGAAGAGTGAAGGTCAATAAAGCGGAAGAACGTACCTGCAAGTATGATCACAATACTGAAGTACATGACATTAAGCGTTTTCATGCTGCAAATATAATTAATTTCGCATTTTTTTGTAAGCGGTGATGAGTCCGTTGGTAGAACTGTCGTGAGAATTTACCGGATCGGGGCCTTGCAGTTCGGGCAGGATCTTTCCCGCCAGCTGTTTCCCCAGTTCCACACCCCATTGGTCAAAACTATAGATATTCCAGATGAGTCCCTGGACAAATATCTTATGTTCATAAAACGCGATCAGGCTGCCCAGCGTATAAGGCGTAATTTCCTTTACCAGGATGGAGTTGCTCGGGCGGTTTCCCTCAAATACCTTGAAGGGGAGCAGCCGAACAATTTCACCGGCGGCTTTGCCGGCCTTTTCCAGTTCGTCCCGTACTTCTTCTGCCGTTTTACCGTTCATGAGCGCTTCGCTCTGGGCAAAAAAATTGGCAAGTAATTTTTGATGATGATCGCCTATGAGGTTATGACTGATTGCCGGTGCAATGAAGTCGCAGGGGATAAGCCGGGTTCCCTGGTGAATGAGCTGGTAAAAGGCATGCTGGCCATTGGTTCCTGGTTCCCCCAGATCACGGGCCCGGTCTCATAGTTGACCGGCTCGCCGTCCCGTGCGGTTCGCTTTCCGTTGCTTTCCATATTCCCCTGCTGGAGATAGGCGGCAAAGCGGTGCAGGTACTGGTCGTAGGGGAGGATCGCCTCTGTATGCGCATCCATAAAGTTCGTGTACCAAATACCAATAAGGGCCATCAGCACCGGGATATTGCTTTCAAAGTCACTTTCGCGGAAATGCCGGTCAGCCGCATAAGCTCCCTCCAGCAATTTTTTGAAGTTATCGTAGCCGATCCCAAGTGCAATGGAAAGGCCGATAGCCGACCAAAGCGAGTACCTCCCGCCAACCCAGTCCCAGAACACGAACATATTAGCCGGATCTATTCCGAATTCAGTTACCGCAGCTTCATTTGTGGAAAGTGCGACGAAGTGTTTTTTGATATGTTCTTCATTGCCCGCCTTGTCCAGGAACCAATTGCGCGCCGTATGGGCATTGGTCATGGTTTCCTGGGTGGTAAAAGTTTTGGACGCGATCAGGAACAGCGTTTCCTGGGAATTGACTTTTTTAAGGGTTTCTGCAATATGGGTTCCATCCACATTGGAAACAAAAAACGTTTCAATGCCTTCCCGGGCGTAAGGTTTCAGCGCTTCCGTGACCATTACCGGGCCCAGGTCCGAACCGCCGATCCCGATATTTACTACATAACGGATGGGCTTGCCGGTATAGCCTTTCCATTCCCCGGAATGCACTTGCTGGCAAAAGGCCTCCATCTTTTCCTGTACGGCCTTCACATCCGGCATCACGTCTTTGCCGTCCACGTACACCGGCTTCCCGGAAAAATTGCGTAAAGCAGTATGCAGAACAGCCCTGTTCTCGGTCTCGTTAATGGTATCCCCTCTGAACATGGCTTCTATCGCCTCCTTTAGCTCGCATTCGGCCGCCAGTCCGCGAAGCAGGTTCAGCGTCTCCGGCTGGAGCAGGTTCTTTGAGTAATCAAATAAAAAATCTTCAAACCGGGTAGAGAACTTACCGAAGCGAAGGGGGTCAGCCGCGAACAGCTCGCGCATATGTGTTTTCTGCAGCTGAGATGCGTGTTCCTTTAAAAGGCTCCAGCTTTTTGTTTGGGACGGGTTAATCTTTGGAAGCATATGGCGCAAAAGTAGAAAATTTTGGCTAAAATGCTATCTTTGCGCATGCCAGAGAAGATTATTATTCTTGATTTTGGCTCCCAGTATACCCAGTTGATCGCCCGCCGGGTAAGGGAGCTTGATGTTTATTGCGAAATCCATCCTTATAACCACTTGCCGGAATTTGACGCGGACGTCAAAGGAGTGATCCTGTCAGGAAGCCCCTGTTCGGTACGGGATGAAGATGCGCCTGATATAGACCTTTCTCTCCTTAATGGAAAATTCCCCTTGCTGGGAGTATGCTACGGCGCCCAGTACATTGCCCAGCATTCCGGAGGCAATGTGCTTCCTTCAACTATCAGGGAATACGGACGGGCAAAGCTGCAGTTCATTAAGGAAGAAAATGCCTTGCTCCGGGGCCTTAGCCTTGGCACCCAGGTCTGGATGTCCCACGGCGACACTATTGCCAGCCTGCCGGCGGAATTCGAGGTCATAGCCGGTACCGATACCGTTAAGGTGGCCGCCTTTCATGTTCCGGGCACAAAGACGTACGGCATCCAGTTCCATCCCGAAGTTACCCACTCGCTGGAAGGCAAAAAATTACTTGAAAACTTCCTGGTGGACATCTGCGGCTGCGCCCGCGACTGGACTCCTTTTGCTTTTATTGAAAGCACGATAGAAGACCTGCAGAAAACGCTTGGTTCGGACAAGGTTGTCCTGGCTATTTCAGGTGGGGTGGACTCCAGCGTAGCGGCATTATTATTGCATAAGGCTATTGGCCCGCAGCTGCATTGTATATTCGTTGACAATGGCTTATTGCGGAAGAATGAATTTGGAGACGTATTGGATTCGTATAAGCACATGGGGCTGAATATCCGGGGAATAGATGCGAAGGAAAGGTTCTACAGCGCACTCTCGGGGATAAGCGATCCCGAACTGAAGCGAAAGGCGATCGGACGGGTGTTCATTGAAGTGTTTGACGATGCAGCGCATGAAATAAAAGATGTACGGTGGCTGGCGCAGGGTACCATTTACCCCGATGTGATAGAGTCGGTATCCGTAAAAGGCCCTTCCGCCACCATTAAATCGCACCACAACGTAGGCGGCTTACCTGACTTTATGAAGCTGAAAGTAGTGGAGCCTCTGAAGAGTTTGTTTAAAGACGAAGTGCGGGAAGTCGGACGTTCCCTGGGACTGGACCCGTCCATCCTGGAACGGCATCCTTTTCCCGGCCCCGGCCTTGCCATCCGGATTCTGGGCGAGGTAAGCCCTGAAAAAGTCCGGATCCTGCAGGAAGCGGACGCTATTTATATCAATATCCTGAAAGAAACAGGATGGTATCATAAGGTATGGCAGGCAGGGACGATCTTTCTGCCGGTGCAGGCGGTAGGCGTAATGGGAGATGAAAGAACCTACGAGCATGTGGTTGCCCTGCGCGCTGTGGAATCAATGGACGGAATGACCGCCGACTGGAGCCATTTGCCCTATGAATTACTTGCCAGGGTTTCGAATGAGATCATTAATAATGTAAAAGGCATAAACAGAGTTGTGTATGACATCAGTTCCAAACCTCCTGCAACGATTGAATGGGAATAGCAGGTTCTTCCTGTGCCTGTTCCTGGCTGCTGGTTTAGGTTTCAGTTCCTGCTCCCGTAAGGTATTTACA is a window from the Anseongella ginsenosidimutans genome containing:
- a CDS encoding KdsC family phosphatase, with amino-acid sequence MTFHSRLGSITTFIFDMDGVLTDGSLFATETGELVRRFNIKDGYALKLAKEKGFHVALISGGKSPSAKQRFLDLGIPDVYMGVADKAEVFKDYLFENDIEAGQVLYMGDDLPDYDVMKMVGLPACPSDASGEIKAISLYISPFCGGEGCVRDVIEKVLKVQDKWV
- a CDS encoding Maf family nucleotide pyrophosphatase, which codes for MGLILASKSPRRQELLRGMGLEFEVMLREVDETYPPGLAPAEVAVYIAEKKARAFHNEAIEDKLVLTADTIVVLEQEVLGKPAGRDEAARMLEKLSGKKHEVITGVALLIKGELITFSDKTAVRFARLSAEEICFYIDNYQPFDKAGAYGIQEWIGYNKISGIEGSYTNVVGLPTEKLYSYLSGLYPQALSSSGRM
- the guaA gene encoding glutamine-hydrolyzing GMP synthase; translated protein: MPEKIIILDFGSQYTQLIARRVRELDVYCEIHPYNHLPEFDADVKGVILSGSPCSVRDEDAPDIDLSLLNGKFPLLGVCYGAQYIAQHSGGNVLPSTIREYGRAKLQFIKEENALLRGLSLGTQVWMSHGDTIASLPAEFEVIAGTDTVKVAAFHVPGTKTYGIQFHPEVTHSLEGKKLLENFLVDICGCARDWTPFAFIESTIEDLQKTLGSDKVVLAISGGVDSSVAALLLHKAIGPQLHCIFVDNGLLRKNEFGDVLDSYKHMGLNIRGIDAKERFYSALSGISDPELKRKAIGRVFIEVFDDAAHEIKDVRWLAQGTIYPDVIESVSVKGPSATIKSHHNVGGLPDFMKLKVVEPLKSLFKDEVREVGRSLGLDPSILERHPFPGPGLAIRILGEVSPEKVRILQEADAIYINILKETGWYHKVWQAGTIFLPVQAVGVMGDERTYEHVVALRAVESMDGMTADWSHLPYELLARVSNEIINNVKGINRVVYDISSKPPATIEWE
- a CDS encoding Rossmann-like and DUF2520 domain-containing protein, with the protein product MRISIIGSGNVATHLGKAFYHSGHEIADICSPSPGHARALASLVNARALTQPSALRKDIDLCLIAVKDDVIEQLASALDFRETVVAHTAGSISMQTLSGSSPYYGVFYPFQTFSAFREPDISRVPFCLEANRQQALERLRELAESIGGKIVEVDSPGRKTLHLAAVFASNFTNHLYALAGELIREKGLPFDIMRSLILETAEKAVNADPFTAQTGPAVRNDQKVIREHLHQLEGQPALKQLYSLLSASILNSHKKPNI